A stretch of Rhinoderma darwinii isolate aRhiDar2 chromosome 4, aRhiDar2.hap1, whole genome shotgun sequence DNA encodes these proteins:
- the STMN4 gene encoding stathmin-4 isoform X2, with translation MTLAAYKEKMKELPLVSLFCSCFISDPLKKQTYKYDADTVDLTWCVISDMEVIELNKRASGHAFEVILKPPSFDGVPEFNASLPQRRDPSLEEIQKRLEAAEERRKCQGAELLKHLAEKREHEREVIQKAIEENNNFSKMAKEKLTQKMEVNKENREAHLAAMIERLQEKVS, from the exons ATGACTCTTGCAG CCTACAAGGAGAAGATGAAGGAGCTTCCTCTAGTGTCTCTTTTCTGTTCCTGTTTCATCTCCGATCCCTTAAAGAAGCAAACGTATAAATATGATG CAGACACTGTGGACCTCACGTGGTGCGTTATCTCAGACATGGAAGTCATAGAGTTAAATAAGAGAGCCTCAGGACATGCTTTTGAAGTCATCCTAAAGCCACCTTCATTTGATGGAGTGCCAGAGTTCAACGCTTCCCTTCCCCAGCGACGAGACCCATCCCTGGAGGAGATTCAGAAAAGACTTGAGGCCGCTGAAGAAAGACGCAAG TGTCAAGGGGCCGAGCTCCTCAAGCACTTGGCAGAGAAAAGGGAACACGAACGTGAAGTGATCCAGAAAGCGATAGAAGAAAACAACAACTTCAGCAAAATGGCCAAAGAAAAACTAACGCAGAAAATGGAAGTCAACAAGGAGAACAGGGAAGCCCACTTAGCTGCCATGATCGAACGTCTGCAGGAGAAGGTTAGTTAA
- the STMN4 gene encoding stathmin-4 isoform X1, whose amino-acid sequence MTLAAYKEKMKELPLVSLFCSCFISDPLKKQTYKYDADTVDLTWCVISDMEVIELNKRASGHAFEVILKPPSFDGVPEFNASLPQRRDPSLEEIQKRLEAAEERRKCQGAELLKHLAEKREHEREVIQKAIEENNNFSKMAKEKLTQKMEVNKENREAHLAAMIERLQEKDKHAEEVRKNKELKEEASR is encoded by the exons ATGACTCTTGCAG CCTACAAGGAGAAGATGAAGGAGCTTCCTCTAGTGTCTCTTTTCTGTTCCTGTTTCATCTCCGATCCCTTAAAGAAGCAAACGTATAAATATGATG CAGACACTGTGGACCTCACGTGGTGCGTTATCTCAGACATGGAAGTCATAGAGTTAAATAAGAGAGCCTCAGGACATGCTTTTGAAGTCATCCTAAAGCCACCTTCATTTGATGGAGTGCCAGAGTTCAACGCTTCCCTTCCCCAGCGACGAGACCCATCCCTGGAGGAGATTCAGAAAAGACTTGAGGCCGCTGAAGAAAGACGCAAG TGTCAAGGGGCCGAGCTCCTCAAGCACTTGGCAGAGAAAAGGGAACACGAACGTGAAGTGATCCAGAAAGCGATAGAAGAAAACAACAACTTCAGCAAAATGGCCAAAGAAAAACTAACGCAGAAAATGGAAGTCAACAAGGAGAACAGGGAAGCCCACTTAGCTGCCATGATCGAACGTCTGCAGGAGAAG GACAAACATGCAGAAGAAGTAAGGAAAAACAAAGAACTTAAGGAAGAAGCTTCGAGGTAG